The genomic DNA AAGCAAGCACGcggcttctctctctctctctcctcccagCGAAGGCGTTCTAGCCTTCTTCGGTTTGGGTTCGGGGCTCTTGCTCGTGAGCTCTGCGGAATTGGGAACTCTGGCAGGAGCGGATTGGAGGAAAGTTGTTGCTTGGGAGGATTTTGGTCGTCCAGTGACTCGTCGGTCGTTCAGAATTGGGAGCTTTGGAGGAAAAGTTGAGTCTTGGCCTCTTGTTTGGCTtggaggaggccgaggaagTCGCCGCCAATGGAGCCGCCGAGTGGGTTCTGGGCCTCCCTCTTGAGCTTCCTCAAGTTCCTGCCCTACTTTTGCGGCCTCCTCATCCTGGGCTTCATCAAAGGTGCCATGCTGCTCTGCTGTCTTGCCTCATTTTTGGTGCACTTCCTTTTGTTCTCACTATCTCTGATGAGGCCAATCGACGCATTTTAGTTTGATTGGTGATAAAATGGGAGGGCTATGAGTCCAACCCTCGTGCAATTTCTGACTTTAAGAGGTTGCTTCTCTTGATACCATGTTCTGCTCTTACATGGCTGCTCGATTCAGAATTTCCTATCTTTTCTTTAGGACTTTGGACCAGTGCAAATAATTGGTGCGCTGTCCTAATTTTAGTTAGGCTCTGCTTTGACTTGGCTTGGATCATCACTATCCATAGGGCAAAATAAATTAAGTAGTTGCTGTAACGATTTAATACCTACTTCTGATTTGAAGTTATGGGACCAGGTTTGGTTAGAACTATAGCCTTTTTTGGAGGCTAATCTGAACATGTCCCTTTTCCTGAATTTATGGAACTTGCTGAAACTTACTTATCAGTTCAATGTCTTGGGCCCCTTGGCTAATTGTTTATGAACGAAAACTCAGTTACTTACTCATCTGTGGGAGCCAGAATTACAAGTAGCTGTGGTCGATAAAAAGTATATAATTTTGCAGATGAATGATGGAATGGCACAAAATATTAATATATGTATATTCTGAAAAATGCAATGTTCTATATATGATATGCAATCCTCATTCTGCTGTTATGGTTTTTTCCTTTTATCTTTAAACTCTGATATGAATCGCATTTCATTTTTTTCGTCTGCCAGGTGTTCTGCTGTGCCCTTGGGCATGCCTTATTATGGCAATTGGATTATCTGCACTTATTCTGGGCTTATGGCCTATGCATCTGATTTGGACATACTACTGCATTATCAGGTACAGTGTGCATGTTCTGCAGTCCTATTTTTGGCAACTTCATTAAATTGCTAGCAAAAAGTGCTCACATTTTGGCGTCCTCCTTTTCTTAAGTCAGAACTAAGCTGGTGGGACCTGTCGTAAAGTTTCTGCTTCTTATTGCTGCTACTGCAATCTTAATCATATGGCTGATAATTGGCATCCCGGGAAGTGTATTTGCTGGATTAGTATATGGTTTTCTAGCACCCATAATGGCAACATTTGGAGCAGTTGGAGAAGGCAAAGAAAAGCCATTCGTTCATTGTTTTGTGGTAGGTTTTTTCTTTTAATGatcagttttatttttttatgtttatcTCTGTGTTGGTTTGGTAGCATTTCTCTTAGCCATTGCTCGCTATTCTCAACTGCAGGATGGAACATGGAGTACTATCACTGGAAGTTGTACTGTAGTCAGGGATGTGAAAGACATGCTTTTCCACTCCTATTTTTCAATTATGGATGACCTGCGTCTGCAGAAGCGTCCTGATGGAAAGCCATATGAGATAAGGTCTCCTTCCTGTTCCTGTTTAGTATCTTTTAACTTTATACACCTCAAGACTAGACTTTTGTTGTTACTGTTCAGCTTAATGTGCAAGTATCATTCTATATGCTTGACTTGAGATAGCACTTGCAAAAAGGCATGTTATCAGACAACCCTTTTTGAGTCATATAATACACAGATGCAGTGCTTTACACTTAGAGGAAACTTTtctgattatttttttctttgaagaACAATGGCCAATAAACTGACACTCATGACATTCTTTTTCCCAGATTGCTTGATATTCCTGGGGCGTTGATAGCGGCTGCATGTGGACTCCTACTTGATGGAATAATGTTCACATTAATTGCCTTCTACAAGTGCCCTGTGATGCTTTTCAAAGGATGGAAACGGCTGATACAGGATATGATTGGTAGGGAAGGACCTTTCTTGGAGACAGCGTGTGTGCCATTTGCTGGTCTTGCTATTCTTCTTTGGCCATTTGCTGTAGTTGGAGCTGTTCTGGCGTCCATCCTCTCCAGTATTCCTTTAGGTGCTTATGGTGCAGTTGTGGCTTATCAGGTACCATCAAAATTTCCATTTCTTCAGTATTTATGATGACAGAGTGTGAATTTTTTGTATCTTTTGTTGGACAAGTAAGCATTGCCACCTCATGATGAATATCAGCTGATTTAATCTGTTGCTTGTTAAAGTCATTGAGCTTAATATTATTGATGTGCCAGGAATCCTCCTTCATCATGGGTCTTGCCTATGTTGCTTCGTCAGTGTCCATCTTTGATGAATACACAAATGATGTTCTTGACATGGCACCAGGTTCTTGCTTTCCAAGGTAAATTGTACTGCATGCCTTTGGTTCCAACAATTTAAATTGTTTGGTGCTGACATTTGAAATCTCTAGATTTAAATATCGCAAGAGCAAGGATGAGTCTTCACACGGACACAGTGTTCCGATATCTAGGCCATCATCATTCAACAAGGAGAAGCAAGAAGGAAAAAGACCTCCATCTCGTGTTACTTCATTTAAAAACAGTATCGATGAGTTCAATCCTTTCAAGGTGATTGTTTCCTCCTAGTAGTTAGTAGATCATATTAGTAACCTGCAATGCCATTGGCCCATTGCTTAATGGCACTCAGATTTTCTAGAGGATGCTTCAATTTATATATAATTTATTAATTTTCAATGAACAAATTTTCTACTATTAGTAATATGCAAACGCATGTAATAAGGGCACTATAACTGAATTACTGAATGATACAATTGTGCAGTTGCTGGACCACCTATTTGTGGAGTGCAGGAACCAGGGGGAGGAGTTGGTTAACAAAGGAGTTATAACAATGAAAGACATCGAAGAAACGAAGTCAGGCAAAGTTGGGAGTGGTGTTCTTAATGTTGGTCTGCCAGCATATGTTATCCTGAATGCGCTCCTTCGGTCCGCAAAAGCTAATTCTGTCGGCCTAGTTTTAAGTAAGTACACCAGAGGAAATGATCTCTTACATCAGTATTGGTGTTATGACTTATCAGTTATGACCTTGGCTTGATGTTCTTTGGTAAAATATGCAGGTAACGGCTCGGAGATTACATCTGACAATAGACCTAGACATACTCTCTTCGATTGGTTCTTTGAGCCGCTTATGGTTATCAAAGAGCAAATCAAGGCTGAGAATTTCactgaagaagaggaggaatatCTGAAAATGCGTGTACTGCTGGCTGGTGATCCCAGTCGCCTGAAGGGTGCTCTTCCTAATATGCCATCCTTGAACGAGCGTAAAAACGCAGAAATCGACGCATTTGCCCGCAGGTCCGGCCTCTACTTCAGCCTTTGGTTTGATATAGTTGCGGTAATCGGCATTTATTGATCTTTTCTTTCCTCTGCTGCAACAAGATTGCAAGGAATCACCAAATCAATATCAAGATACCCTACAGCAAAGCGTCGTTTCGACGTCCTTGTGAAGGCGCTGCTGTCGGAGCTCGAGAGGACAATGGGCGGCAGCCAGTCTACTAATGGATCCCACTCCCAGGCGCAGAGGCTGCGGAACTCGGTGGCCCGGATGCTGAGCCAGAAATCCATGGGCAAGACGGCTAACATCAGGGACGAAGACCCAGAAGCGCAAATAACAACCTCGTCTCGCACTCCGTGACATTTGTAAATTCGACGATGCAGTACGATGCTAGTGTAGAGAGGCTTTCACATGCAACGCCAAGCTTTGTACAAAAGTAGTTGCTGCGGCTTTGAGCTGATTCTAACCGTTCTCCTGTATGATTTTTACATTTTGTGCACTGtatgtatcatgtatgcaatgaaaTGTTCCATAACGTGGATGCCCAAAGATAACTGTAACCTGGACCCCTGCGAGTCTGGAACTGCAGTTTCTGATGAATTGTCGCACAGGATCTGActagtcaggactcaggagacTTTAAACTCTTGCGGTTTACGTTAGACACAAATCCGAAGGATCCATATCTCATGGATGATAAGTTTAAAATACACATGGTTGTGTTAGACAACTGGTAAGCTGTAGCGTGAACATCGTTGCCTCACTCGGGCAACGACACAGTTTAGCCAGAGCGAAGGCCCGACAAAAGAACGAAATGGACCGGGGGTGGGGCCATGAACAACCGCGTGTGGCCTATGGCTATGACCAACAAAATTGCCATCAGCAAGTCACGCAGCTGGGCATGCATTTTACATTATAAATAAGAGAGGTTCAGCTACCAACTCTTCTAAAGCCCACCATCTTAGGGGTACCAGAAACTTGCATTGCATCAGGTGTGGATATATAGAGGCAAAAGTTTGAAGCAGGGTCAGTGCTTCTCGTAAGCATCAGGCTCAGTCCCAAAGGCCATCTGCAGGCTGGCTATCAGGCACTATGGTGTCATCATCCAAAAGCTCAGATTGCTTCTTCCTCGCCTTCCTATAGCTACTGGAACCTCGAAGAATGGAGCCGATGTGCAAACCGTCTCTGAGACTCTTCTGAGATCTGAACAAGTGAAAGGAAAGGGACTCAGCTGTCAGCAAACTTCAGCTCAAGCGAAGAATGCAATCATGCTTGATTACCAGACAATCAATTATATCCATGAAGTTATGATATAAATGCTGTGATTCATGGTATTCTATCATGTGTGCATGATCGTTTCAACCATCCCAGGGTACTCTCTAGAAGGTGGCTACTCTAACAGTAGCATTGTACTTGGTGAAACTCCATTATCCTCTACCCCCCTAATGCCTACCATGCAACATTTGTACTTTCTCGTCTGCATTGCTACATGCTGATATAAGGAAATAGGCATATCGATTATAACGAAATCTTCTGTTTAAAAGTCAGATATCTTACAAGGACATAGTGCCATCATCATCAGGAACGTCACTTTCATCGTAGGCTGCAGATGAAATACCTGTCAAAGGAACATTGATTAGATCACTGTAACATGTGGACCGGGATATCTGATGAAATGCAGAGTAACCCATAAGCATGTTGGCTGAATTGACTCAAACAAGGTTGCTAATGAGACTCATGACCTTAGTTAAGTAGAACTGTATGGACCTTTTATCAATCAGAAAACTAAAATCAGAACCAGAATCGTTAGTACAACATTCCAAAAATGAATCTAGCATTTTTCAAGTGTGGTATATGATGGAGAAAAGATGAAAAAGGAATGTGCTGCCAGGAACTTCCAAATGAACATACGAACATGACTTGCCCCAGTAGATGTTGGCTGAACAAGTTTCTAAGAGAGATAAGAATGCTTTACCAATTTATTGTCCATGCATTTCGCTGAGGTTACCCACAAGTATAAAACTATAAATAGATAAACAACCAATGTTTACTTAATCTTCCCAATCCCAAGGAGTAAGTTAAATGCATAACCCATGTGCAAATGCAATCAATTAGTCCCTATTCCATGTCATACTATCTCATTAAGGATCCTACCTGAGTCACCAGATGTAGCTGAATTATCAGCCGATGCTTCCATGAAAGCCTTATCGTTCTTGGTGTCCAATTCATCATCAGAGCCTTCGCTGTTGGCATCGTTGAATATTGCACCAATGCCTACCTTCCTATTCTCTTTTTTGGATTTCTCACTGGCTTGTTCATACCTTTTACTTGAAACTTTCCGTACTGCAACTCTATACCGGTTAGCATTTTGAGGCGTGCCCTCTGTGCTGTCACTTGACACTAGAGGACTCGTCGAAAAGTCCTTCACAAGGTTGCGTGCAGGCTTAGGATTTGGAGCCACCCTTCCCTTGATAGAATCATCATGCTTACTCTTAGCATGGGGCTTTAATTTAGAAGTGGACTTCCTCACATCTTTGCTTATATGTACATGATCCTCAGCGAGCAACGTGTTCTGATCATCAACACCGTTCTGGTGGAGCTTCTTTTCAAGAGTGGCATCTTCTGGTTTGTGTTGTACTATACTATCATTCTGAGTAACTCTACTGCCCCTATCTTTTCCATTGTCTCGGCCCATGCTTCCTTTTTGTACGACAGAAAGAGTTTCTTGGGTACCAATATCAATGCCTTGATTATCAGAATTAGGATTTTCCTTTTCAGCAACAGGCATTTCCGTActcacttttctttttctcttcttctcctttccgTTCTTCACATTCTCATCTTCATTGTTCATGTTTTCTGCTGCAACAAATGGTACAATAACTTTGCTGGTATCAAGATGACCAGTTAAGCTAGTTTTGCCTGTTGGAAGAAGAGATTCTAAAACATCATTTGATTCAATGCTACCAGTGCCTTGCTTTCTtttacttttctttttgtttttcacTTCCCTTAAAGTTTCATCTCCATTATCTTGTTTGTGTTCAGCAGAAACTGAAGGAGCATTCATCTTGTTGGAGCTAAAATGATCGAGGAAATTGATTGCATCAGTAGCAGGATGAACTGCGCTATCATAATTTTGTTCAGCAGCATCAGCAAAATTTTTAGGTCTAATCAGACTCTTTTCAGGCCTGAGGTTCCCCAAATCTGCACCGGAATCATGTTCCCGTGCAGGATCCCAACTTTGAAGTTCAGAGTTCAAAGGTTTTTTCCTTGCCTTTTGAGCATTAGGGCTGGCAGATTCAATAGCCATGACATCATTTGCTTGTGTAGCATTCACTCCCTTCAAATCTAATGTATCAACCTGGCTGACTTGCTCGTCCAAAGTTTTAACATTATCTGCAGGTACCTGCTTTAAGGAAACCTTCTTTCGCCGACGCTTAGTGGCTTTGGGTTTGTCATCAGCTTGTGCAACGACATCTCCATTTAAAACATCCTTAGGATCACTTGTTTTGTCAGAAAACCTCAAAGAATCAGACCCATTTAATTCTCCATTAGCATCTTCTTTGGGCACACTTCTTGAATGATGAGATGAGTCAATCATTGTTGATAGCACTTCCAACTTTTCCCCCTTAGACTTCTTAAGTCTAGGTGAGCTGGCAGGAGCATCAGTAGGATATTTTGGAGGTAATAATGCACTAACACCAACTTTATCTGTCGTGGATTCAGGAAGATCCAGTTCATTCTTATTGCTGCCTAGGTGAGTTTGTCCTGCTAATATATCTTCATCCAAATCCTTACTTGAGCTGTCTTTAGACCTTAGATCTGCCAATACCTCATCAATCACATTCTTTGCCACTAGGTTTTCACCAAGCTCCTTATGGTCAACAACTGTTGCTCCTTCTATACCGCCTGGTGTTGTTTGCTTCACATCTAGAGGGGCAACATCTGCGAAATGCATCGAGCTTTCATTTGTAACAAATTCAGATAATTTTGTCAGATCTTGACTAGGATCAACACCCTTTGATGATTCTGCGTGGCGGcgtcttcttttctttttctttccatcACCATTTGGATTTTCTATTATATTTGACTCCCCTTGATGCACATTGTTTGGTTGCTGTGGCAAAGGGTCATGGACAATCCCCCTTTCAGTAGAAACTGCATCCAATCTGACTGCGTTCTCTCTGTACCCGTGCATCTCCTTTTCATGAATAGTATCCAGGGAAGCTCGGTCAACAGAACCAGCCTTCTTTGCTTTCTTACGCTTCTTCAATTGAGAAGTATTATCATTCGTTTGCCTCTTCTCCAAGGCATCTGTACCTTTCCCATCTTTCTCCATGTTGCTTATTTCAGCTACGACTTCATCATGACTTCCCTGATCATGTTGTTTTATTTGTTCATGCCTCTCCCCTCCATTCCAAGGGGTGCTGCTCCCTTTTGGATTTTCCCCGTCACTAGCTACAACTTCACCTACGGAATAAATGGCATCTCCAATGGCAGGATTTCTACATCCTTTAATAGCATGATCAATCTTCCCTTGTTCAGAGATTAGATCAGTAGATGCCAGAGCATCGCTCGTAAACTGAACAAGTTTGCCCCCCTGGTTTTCATCATTGAGTCCTGATGATGAAAGAGTCAAACCAGATGATTTGACTGTAATTTCATCTCTGCCATTTAATTCAACTTTATGTGCATCACCTGGATGataggggaaaaaaaggaaaatcagTATATCTACATTAAAAAATGAAAAGACTCCAAATATGACAATAACAAGAGAAATGAGAAGGTGGGCATATAgtgatctactccctccgtcccacaaagactgttcgtttagccttcaaaacttgtcccacaaagagtgttcATATAACTTTCAGACCATCCAACAAAGGCCCTCATTATATCTTCTGGCTCAGTTaacgaatcgatcatttactcccaccatcgatgCCCGAGTCAGACTCGCTAaaataaggaaggctaataggtccgacaattactgcaagcgtgcatgcttaattaattctactcggtaatccatccaattaagaagagttattaggggtattttggacttttagcattgctactatcttgtctaaaatttCTAAACGAAGTGtttgtgggacggagggagtaatactGAAGGTAATGATAGAGCATGCTGGACAAAGAAAAGGATGAGTATTGACCAATTTTGCATTAATTGTTCAGCTGAAGTATCAAAGCCAAACATTTGACACCAAGGCATGATGATTTTATCAAGCATACGATAAAGATATTGTGTAATTGAATTCAAGTACAAAGAATGGCATATGGTGCATAGTGTCTAATAATAGCCTCCAAACTATTTTCAGTAGACAATAGTATTATACCGTAGTATAAATATGATATTATCATGTAGCCCTTGGCTGTTATGAGGCAGAAACTTCACCTGTGGATTTTGATAACTCCTTAGCCCCAGCTGATGGTTCACTTGTTTCTTGAGCAGAAGCTTTAGAAGGGGCCAATTCacgccttttccttttcttcttctttccaaCAGTGCTTGGATTTTCAGTGGAGTCCTCATGTAAAGTGTCTTGAACTTCTTGCCGAAAAGAAGTATTTAAAGGTTCCCTATGAGAAGTTGTGTCTGCTTCCAGGGGAGATCTACTTGATTTAGTCAAATCTCTGACGTCAGGCTCATTAGTTATTCTAGGAGGGTCTGGAGCTGACGTGTCAAAAGAATCAGTCCTAGATTTTTTGTGCTCCTTTTCTTGTGAAGGATTATCCATTGCATGCATCTCCTCCAACATTTGCTCCTGTATCCTGACTTCCTTGTTGTCAGAAACACGGCCACCAACATCATAGACCCCATCACCAATCAAAATGTCTTCCTTCCTTGCATGTACCTCCTCCACAGCATGTGATATATTGCTCTGATTTGAAGGTTTACCAACATTTTCCATTGATGTAGAACTAATATAAGCACCTTCAGTTTGATTAGCATGTTTTATCTGGCTACTGTAACTCTTTGCTTTCTC from Setaria italica strain Yugu1 chromosome VII, Setaria_italica_v2.0, whole genome shotgun sequence includes the following:
- the LOC101767789 gene encoding uncharacterized membrane protein At3g27390 isoform X1, which translates into the protein MEPPSGFWASLLSFLKFLPYFCGLLILGFIKGVLLCPWACLIMAIGLSALILGLWPMHLIWTYYCIIRTKLVGPVVKFLLLIAATAILIIWLIIGIPGSVFAGLVYGFLAPIMATFGAVGEGKEKPFVHCFVDGTWSTITGSCTVVRDVKDMLFHSYFSIMDDLRLQKRPDGKPYEIRLLDIPGALIAAACGLLLDGIMFTLIAFYKCPVMLFKGWKRLIQDMIGREGPFLETACVPFAGLAILLWPFAVVGAVLASILSSIPLGAYGAVVAYQESSFIMGLAYVASSVSIFDEYTNDVLDMAPGSCFPRFKYRKSKDESSHGHSVPISRPSSFNKEKQEGKRPPSRVTSFKNSIDEFNPFKLLDHLFVECRNQGEELVNKGVITMKDIEETKSGKVGSGVLNVGLPAYVILNALLRSAKANSVGLVLSNGSEITSDNRPRHTLFDWFFEPLMVIKEQIKAENFTEEEEEYLKMRVLLAGDPSRLKGALPNMPSLNERKNAEIDAFARRLQGITKSISRYPTAKRRFDVLVKALLSELERTMGGSQSTNGSHSQAQRLRNSVARMLSQKSMGKTANIRDEDPEAQITTSSRTP
- the LOC101767789 gene encoding uncharacterized membrane protein At3g27390 isoform X2; the protein is MATFGAVGEGKEKPFVHCFVDGTWSTITGSCTVVRDVKDMLFHSYFSIMDDLRLQKRPDGKPYEIRLLDIPGALIAAACGLLLDGIMFTLIAFYKCPVMLFKGWKRLIQDMIGREGPFLETACVPFAGLAILLWPFAVVGAVLASILSSIPLGAYGAVVAYQESSFIMGLAYVASSVSIFDEYTNDVLDMAPGSCFPRFKYRKSKDESSHGHSVPISRPSSFNKEKQEGKRPPSRVTSFKNSIDEFNPFKLLDHLFVECRNQGEELVNKGVITMKDIEETKSGKVGSGVLNVGLPAYVILNALLRSAKANSVGLVLSNGSEITSDNRPRHTLFDWFFEPLMVIKEQIKAENFTEEEEEYLKMRVLLAGDPSRLKGALPNMPSLNERKNAEIDAFARRLQGITKSISRYPTAKRRFDVLVKALLSELERTMGGSQSTNGSHSQAQRLRNSVARMLSQKSMGKTANIRDEDPEAQITTSSRTP
- the LOC101768199 gene encoding uncharacterized protein LOC101768199, giving the protein MAAAPPPPRLPTAHRDGGDAPVPLFLDTDLGTRLALLVAPDTTIRGLKSRVDAEHAAAFPDLGPVSVKSFEVRRKGVLYHLSDSMTVTSAFTKIKGGCFLHVKMTEAAAATRCCQDDGRRSSDGRLGIHVEKLVQELPAMTSEIARDVLPQMLEGGDAAAALNDVQARDALPSSSQLNTEIQKNEAVCLASDTEAECDPVIEKAKSYSSQIKHANQTEGAYISSTSMENVGKPSNQSNISHAVEEVHARKEDILIGDGVYDVGGRVSDNKEVRIQEQMLEEMHAMDNPSQEKEHKKSRTDSFDTSAPDPPRITNEPDVRDLTKSSRSPLEADTTSHREPLNTSFRQEVQDTLHEDSTENPSTVGKKKKRKRRELAPSKASAQETSEPSAGAKELSKSTGDAHKVELNGRDEITVKSSGLTLSSSGLNDENQGGKLVQFTSDALASTDLISEQGKIDHAIKGCRNPAIGDAIYSVGEVVASDGENPKGSSTPWNGGERHEQIKQHDQGSHDEVVAEISNMEKDGKGTDALEKRQTNDNTSQLKKRKKAKKAGSVDRASLDTIHEKEMHGYRENAVRLDAVSTERGIVHDPLPQQPNNVHQGESNIIENPNGDGKKKKRRRRHAESSKGVDPSQDLTKLSEFVTNESSMHFADVAPLDVKQTTPGGIEGATVVDHKELGENLVAKNVIDEVLADLRSKDSSSKDLDEDILAGQTHLGSNKNELDLPESTTDKVGVSALLPPKYPTDAPASSPRLKKSKGEKLEVLSTMIDSSHHSRSVPKEDANGELNGSDSLRFSDKTSDPKDVLNGDVVAQADDKPKATKRRRKKVSLKQVPADNVKTLDEQVSQVDTLDLKGVNATQANDVMAIESASPNAQKARKKPLNSELQSWDPAREHDSGADLGNLRPEKSLIRPKNFADAAEQNYDSAVHPATDAINFLDHFSSNKMNAPSVSAEHKQDNGDETLREVKNKKKSKRKQGTGSIESNDVLESLLPTGKTSLTGHLDTSKVIVPFVAAENMNNEDENVKNGKEKKRKRKVSTEMPVAEKENPNSDNQGIDIGTQETLSVVQKGSMGRDNGKDRGSRVTQNDSIVQHKPEDATLEKKLHQNGVDDQNTLLAEDHVHISKDVRKSTSKLKPHAKSKHDDSIKGRVAPNPKPARNLVKDFSTSPLVSSDSTEGTPQNANRYRVAVRKVSSKRYEQASEKSKKENRKVGIGAIFNDANSEGSDDELDTKNDKAFMEASADNSATSGDSGISSAAYDESDVPDDDGTMSLSQKSLRDGLHIGSILRGSSSYRKARKKQSELLDDDTIVPDSQPADGLWD